A stretch of Apis cerana isolate GH-2021 linkage group LG1, AcerK_1.0, whole genome shotgun sequence DNA encodes these proteins:
- the LOC107994871 gene encoding 3-phosphoinositide-dependent protein kinase 1 isoform X1, giving the protein MTDSPAALIEGDPQKEKDPDADSDSSVACNSVIRVANQALTVSPQPAVTVEGPVSKMSPPTNDVTNGVVAPPNTLAPRVSPTTNPALTTINPPTHKRTPKDFIFGKAIGEGSFSTVYLAKDIHTGKEYAIKVCDKRHIIKEKKTEYVKREKEVLNMLAGAKHSFVRLFCTFQDVERLYFVLSYAKNGELLPYINKVGSFDIECTKFYSAEILRALEYLHGLGIIHRDLKPENILLDEKMHVLITDFGSAKILKDPETVTHPAADESQQQQQQQQQQQQQQQQPFRRERRGSFVGTAQYVSPELLTDKTSRASDLWALGCIIYQMVAGLPPFRSRSEYMIFQKILKLEYEIPDGFCELARSLVSQLLVLEPSQRLGAQDEHGAGYPSIRAHPFFEGVDFETLHEQTPPPIYPYLPGTSENEELRSQYRVPDHLEPGLDDKQLTRLLGLGIGEDDDDDDDEDTTTTEREKPAQTSTVVCEKPRRTKITSDGNIADLTPEEIRNRLEKQRASNQWDGFVEGNLILKQGFVNKRKGLFARRRMLLLTTGPHLYYVDPVNMVLKGEIPWSPELRVEPKSFKIFFVHTPNRTYYLEDPEGFALEWCRAIENMRVHYYGLQESTA; this is encoded by the exons CGTGTGGCGAACCAGGCGCTTACCGTTTCGCCACAGCCGGCAGTAACGGTGGAGGGGCCGGTGTCCAAAATGTCTCCACCAACGAACGATGTGACCAATGGTGTGGTAGCGCCACCCAACACCCTGGCGCCCCGGGTTTCACCGACCACGAACCCGGCCCTTACCACCATCAACCCGCCAACGCACAAGCGGACTCCCAAGGACTTCATCTTTGGCAAGGCGATCGGCGAGGGAAGCTTCTCCACC GTTTACCTCGCCAAAGATATCCACACCGGGAAAGAGTACGCGATCAAGGTGTGCGACAAACGTCATATCATCAAGGAGAAGAAGACCGAGTACGTGAAGCGAGAGAAGGAGGTGTTGAACATGCTCGCGGGCGCGAAGCACTCGTTCGTGCGCCTGTTCTGCACCTTCCAAGACGTGGAAAGACTCTATTTCGTCCTGTCCTACGCGAAGAACGGTGAGCTCCTGCCGTACATCAACAAGGTTGGCTCGTTCGACATCGAGTGTACCAAGTTCTACTCGGCGGAGATCCTTCGTGCACTCGAGTACCTTCACGGTCTCGGGATCATCCATCGCGATCTCAAGCCGGAGAATATCTTGTTGGACGAGAAGATGCACGTGCTCATCACCGATTTCGGTAGCGCCAAGATCCTCAAGGACCCGGAGACGGTGACGCATCCCGCGGCGGACGAGtcgcaacagcagcagcagcagcagcaacaacagcagcagcagcagcagcaaccgTTCCGAAGAGAACGCAGGGGCTCGTTCGTTGGTACCGCCCAATACGTGTCGCCGGAGCTGTTGACCGATAAGACGAGCAGAGCCTCCGATCTCTGGGCCCTCGGCTGTATAATCTACCAGATGGTCGCCGGTCTGCCCCCCTTCCGCTCCAGGAGCGAGTACATGATATTCCAAAAAATCCTGAAGCTCGAGTACGAGATCCCCGATGGATTTTGCGAGCTGGCGAGATCCCTCGTCAGTCAGCTGTTGGTGCTCGAGCCATCGCAGAGATTGGGCGCGCAGGACGAACACGGCGCCGGTTACCCAAGCATAAGGGCGCATCCGTTCTTCGAGGGTGTCGACTTCGAGACCCTCCACGAGCAGACACCGCCGCCGATATACCCCTACCTACCCGGCACGTCGGAGAACGAGGAGCTGAGGTCGCAGTACAGGGTTCCCGATCACCTGGAGCCCGGCCTCGACGACAAACAGCTCACGAGGCTTCTCGGTCTGGGCATCGGCGaggacgatgacgacgacgacgacgaggacacCACCACTACCGAGCGCGAGAAACCCGCGCAGACCAGCACCGTCGTATGCGAGAAGCCGAGGAGGACCAAGATCACCAGTGACGGTAACATCGCCGACTTAACGCCGGAGGAGATCAGGAACCGATTGGAGAAGCAACGTGCCTCTAATCAGTGGGACGGGTTCGTCGAGGGGAATCTGATATTGAAGCAAGGATTCGTTAACAAGAGGAAAGGGCTCTTCGCGAGACGGAGAATGCTCCTGCTCACTACCGGACCACACCTGTACTACGTTGATCCTGTGAACATGGTGCTCAAGGGGGAAATACCCTGGAGTCCGGAGCTTAGGGTCGAGCCAAAGagcttcaaaattttcttcgtccACACG CCAAACAGAACGTATTATCTGGAAGATCCCGAGGGATTCGCATTGGAATGGTGTAGAGCGATAGAGAATATGCGAGTCCATTACTACGGCCTGCAGGAGTCCACCGCTTAA
- the LOC107994871 gene encoding 3-phosphoinositide-dependent protein kinase 1 isoform X2, which produces MSSCRRQRSAAASYFIRTARRLISRVANQALTVSPQPAVTVEGPVSKMSPPTNDVTNGVVAPPNTLAPRVSPTTNPALTTINPPTHKRTPKDFIFGKAIGEGSFSTVYLAKDIHTGKEYAIKVCDKRHIIKEKKTEYVKREKEVLNMLAGAKHSFVRLFCTFQDVERLYFVLSYAKNGELLPYINKVGSFDIECTKFYSAEILRALEYLHGLGIIHRDLKPENILLDEKMHVLITDFGSAKILKDPETVTHPAADESQQQQQQQQQQQQQQQQPFRRERRGSFVGTAQYVSPELLTDKTSRASDLWALGCIIYQMVAGLPPFRSRSEYMIFQKILKLEYEIPDGFCELARSLVSQLLVLEPSQRLGAQDEHGAGYPSIRAHPFFEGVDFETLHEQTPPPIYPYLPGTSENEELRSQYRVPDHLEPGLDDKQLTRLLGLGIGEDDDDDDDEDTTTTEREKPAQTSTVVCEKPRRTKITSDGNIADLTPEEIRNRLEKQRASNQWDGFVEGNLILKQGFVNKRKGLFARRRMLLLTTGPHLYYVDPVNMVLKGEIPWSPELRVEPKSFKIFFVHTPNRTYYLEDPEGFALEWCRAIENMRVHYYGLQESTA; this is translated from the exons CGTGTGGCGAACCAGGCGCTTACCGTTTCGCCACAGCCGGCAGTAACGGTGGAGGGGCCGGTGTCCAAAATGTCTCCACCAACGAACGATGTGACCAATGGTGTGGTAGCGCCACCCAACACCCTGGCGCCCCGGGTTTCACCGACCACGAACCCGGCCCTTACCACCATCAACCCGCCAACGCACAAGCGGACTCCCAAGGACTTCATCTTTGGCAAGGCGATCGGCGAGGGAAGCTTCTCCACC GTTTACCTCGCCAAAGATATCCACACCGGGAAAGAGTACGCGATCAAGGTGTGCGACAAACGTCATATCATCAAGGAGAAGAAGACCGAGTACGTGAAGCGAGAGAAGGAGGTGTTGAACATGCTCGCGGGCGCGAAGCACTCGTTCGTGCGCCTGTTCTGCACCTTCCAAGACGTGGAAAGACTCTATTTCGTCCTGTCCTACGCGAAGAACGGTGAGCTCCTGCCGTACATCAACAAGGTTGGCTCGTTCGACATCGAGTGTACCAAGTTCTACTCGGCGGAGATCCTTCGTGCACTCGAGTACCTTCACGGTCTCGGGATCATCCATCGCGATCTCAAGCCGGAGAATATCTTGTTGGACGAGAAGATGCACGTGCTCATCACCGATTTCGGTAGCGCCAAGATCCTCAAGGACCCGGAGACGGTGACGCATCCCGCGGCGGACGAGtcgcaacagcagcagcagcagcagcaacaacagcagcagcagcagcagcaaccgTTCCGAAGAGAACGCAGGGGCTCGTTCGTTGGTACCGCCCAATACGTGTCGCCGGAGCTGTTGACCGATAAGACGAGCAGAGCCTCCGATCTCTGGGCCCTCGGCTGTATAATCTACCAGATGGTCGCCGGTCTGCCCCCCTTCCGCTCCAGGAGCGAGTACATGATATTCCAAAAAATCCTGAAGCTCGAGTACGAGATCCCCGATGGATTTTGCGAGCTGGCGAGATCCCTCGTCAGTCAGCTGTTGGTGCTCGAGCCATCGCAGAGATTGGGCGCGCAGGACGAACACGGCGCCGGTTACCCAAGCATAAGGGCGCATCCGTTCTTCGAGGGTGTCGACTTCGAGACCCTCCACGAGCAGACACCGCCGCCGATATACCCCTACCTACCCGGCACGTCGGAGAACGAGGAGCTGAGGTCGCAGTACAGGGTTCCCGATCACCTGGAGCCCGGCCTCGACGACAAACAGCTCACGAGGCTTCTCGGTCTGGGCATCGGCGaggacgatgacgacgacgacgacgaggacacCACCACTACCGAGCGCGAGAAACCCGCGCAGACCAGCACCGTCGTATGCGAGAAGCCGAGGAGGACCAAGATCACCAGTGACGGTAACATCGCCGACTTAACGCCGGAGGAGATCAGGAACCGATTGGAGAAGCAACGTGCCTCTAATCAGTGGGACGGGTTCGTCGAGGGGAATCTGATATTGAAGCAAGGATTCGTTAACAAGAGGAAAGGGCTCTTCGCGAGACGGAGAATGCTCCTGCTCACTACCGGACCACACCTGTACTACGTTGATCCTGTGAACATGGTGCTCAAGGGGGAAATACCCTGGAGTCCGGAGCTTAGGGTCGAGCCAAAGagcttcaaaattttcttcgtccACACG CCAAACAGAACGTATTATCTGGAAGATCCCGAGGGATTCGCATTGGAATGGTGTAGAGCGATAGAGAATATGCGAGTCCATTACTACGGCCTGCAGGAGTCCACCGCTTAA
- the LOC107994871 gene encoding 3-phosphoinositide-dependent protein kinase 1 isoform X3: MTDSPAALDPDADSDSSVACNSVIRVANQALTVSPQPAVTVEGPVSKMSPPTNDVTNGVVAPPNTLAPRVSPTTNPALTTINPPTHKRTPKDFIFGKAIGEGSFSTVYLAKDIHTGKEYAIKVCDKRHIIKEKKTEYVKREKEVLNMLAGAKHSFVRLFCTFQDVERLYFVLSYAKNGELLPYINKVGSFDIECTKFYSAEILRALEYLHGLGIIHRDLKPENILLDEKMHVLITDFGSAKILKDPETVTHPAADESQQQQQQQQQQQQQQQQPFRRERRGSFVGTAQYVSPELLTDKTSRASDLWALGCIIYQMVAGLPPFRSRSEYMIFQKILKLEYEIPDGFCELARSLVSQLLVLEPSQRLGAQDEHGAGYPSIRAHPFFEGVDFETLHEQTPPPIYPYLPGTSENEELRSQYRVPDHLEPGLDDKQLTRLLGLGIGEDDDDDDDEDTTTTEREKPAQTSTVVCEKPRRTKITSDGNIADLTPEEIRNRLEKQRASNQWDGFVEGNLILKQGFVNKRKGLFARRRMLLLTTGPHLYYVDPVNMVLKGEIPWSPELRVEPKSFKIFFVHTPNRTYYLEDPEGFALEWCRAIENMRVHYYGLQESTA; the protein is encoded by the exons CGTGTGGCGAACCAGGCGCTTACCGTTTCGCCACAGCCGGCAGTAACGGTGGAGGGGCCGGTGTCCAAAATGTCTCCACCAACGAACGATGTGACCAATGGTGTGGTAGCGCCACCCAACACCCTGGCGCCCCGGGTTTCACCGACCACGAACCCGGCCCTTACCACCATCAACCCGCCAACGCACAAGCGGACTCCCAAGGACTTCATCTTTGGCAAGGCGATCGGCGAGGGAAGCTTCTCCACC GTTTACCTCGCCAAAGATATCCACACCGGGAAAGAGTACGCGATCAAGGTGTGCGACAAACGTCATATCATCAAGGAGAAGAAGACCGAGTACGTGAAGCGAGAGAAGGAGGTGTTGAACATGCTCGCGGGCGCGAAGCACTCGTTCGTGCGCCTGTTCTGCACCTTCCAAGACGTGGAAAGACTCTATTTCGTCCTGTCCTACGCGAAGAACGGTGAGCTCCTGCCGTACATCAACAAGGTTGGCTCGTTCGACATCGAGTGTACCAAGTTCTACTCGGCGGAGATCCTTCGTGCACTCGAGTACCTTCACGGTCTCGGGATCATCCATCGCGATCTCAAGCCGGAGAATATCTTGTTGGACGAGAAGATGCACGTGCTCATCACCGATTTCGGTAGCGCCAAGATCCTCAAGGACCCGGAGACGGTGACGCATCCCGCGGCGGACGAGtcgcaacagcagcagcagcagcagcaacaacagcagcagcagcagcagcaaccgTTCCGAAGAGAACGCAGGGGCTCGTTCGTTGGTACCGCCCAATACGTGTCGCCGGAGCTGTTGACCGATAAGACGAGCAGAGCCTCCGATCTCTGGGCCCTCGGCTGTATAATCTACCAGATGGTCGCCGGTCTGCCCCCCTTCCGCTCCAGGAGCGAGTACATGATATTCCAAAAAATCCTGAAGCTCGAGTACGAGATCCCCGATGGATTTTGCGAGCTGGCGAGATCCCTCGTCAGTCAGCTGTTGGTGCTCGAGCCATCGCAGAGATTGGGCGCGCAGGACGAACACGGCGCCGGTTACCCAAGCATAAGGGCGCATCCGTTCTTCGAGGGTGTCGACTTCGAGACCCTCCACGAGCAGACACCGCCGCCGATATACCCCTACCTACCCGGCACGTCGGAGAACGAGGAGCTGAGGTCGCAGTACAGGGTTCCCGATCACCTGGAGCCCGGCCTCGACGACAAACAGCTCACGAGGCTTCTCGGTCTGGGCATCGGCGaggacgatgacgacgacgacgacgaggacacCACCACTACCGAGCGCGAGAAACCCGCGCAGACCAGCACCGTCGTATGCGAGAAGCCGAGGAGGACCAAGATCACCAGTGACGGTAACATCGCCGACTTAACGCCGGAGGAGATCAGGAACCGATTGGAGAAGCAACGTGCCTCTAATCAGTGGGACGGGTTCGTCGAGGGGAATCTGATATTGAAGCAAGGATTCGTTAACAAGAGGAAAGGGCTCTTCGCGAGACGGAGAATGCTCCTGCTCACTACCGGACCACACCTGTACTACGTTGATCCTGTGAACATGGTGCTCAAGGGGGAAATACCCTGGAGTCCGGAGCTTAGGGTCGAGCCAAAGagcttcaaaattttcttcgtccACACG CCAAACAGAACGTATTATCTGGAAGATCCCGAGGGATTCGCATTGGAATGGTGTAGAGCGATAGAGAATATGCGAGTCCATTACTACGGCCTGCAGGAGTCCACCGCTTAA
- the LOC107994871 gene encoding 3-phosphoinositide-dependent protein kinase 1 isoform X5 codes for MSPPTNDVTNGVVAPPNTLAPRVSPTTNPALTTINPPTHKRTPKDFIFGKAIGEGSFSTVYLAKDIHTGKEYAIKVCDKRHIIKEKKTEYVKREKEVLNMLAGAKHSFVRLFCTFQDVERLYFVLSYAKNGELLPYINKVGSFDIECTKFYSAEILRALEYLHGLGIIHRDLKPENILLDEKMHVLITDFGSAKILKDPETVTHPAADESQQQQQQQQQQQQQQQQPFRRERRGSFVGTAQYVSPELLTDKTSRASDLWALGCIIYQMVAGLPPFRSRSEYMIFQKILKLEYEIPDGFCELARSLVSQLLVLEPSQRLGAQDEHGAGYPSIRAHPFFEGVDFETLHEQTPPPIYPYLPGTSENEELRSQYRVPDHLEPGLDDKQLTRLLGLGIGEDDDDDDDEDTTTTEREKPAQTSTVVCEKPRRTKITSDGNIADLTPEEIRNRLEKQRASNQWDGFVEGNLILKQGFVNKRKGLFARRRMLLLTTGPHLYYVDPVNMVLKGEIPWSPELRVEPKSFKIFFVHTPNRTYYLEDPEGFALEWCRAIENMRVHYYGLQESTA; via the exons ATGTCTCCACCAACGAACGATGTGACCAATGGTGTGGTAGCGCCACCCAACACCCTGGCGCCCCGGGTTTCACCGACCACGAACCCGGCCCTTACCACCATCAACCCGCCAACGCACAAGCGGACTCCCAAGGACTTCATCTTTGGCAAGGCGATCGGCGAGGGAAGCTTCTCCACC GTTTACCTCGCCAAAGATATCCACACCGGGAAAGAGTACGCGATCAAGGTGTGCGACAAACGTCATATCATCAAGGAGAAGAAGACCGAGTACGTGAAGCGAGAGAAGGAGGTGTTGAACATGCTCGCGGGCGCGAAGCACTCGTTCGTGCGCCTGTTCTGCACCTTCCAAGACGTGGAAAGACTCTATTTCGTCCTGTCCTACGCGAAGAACGGTGAGCTCCTGCCGTACATCAACAAGGTTGGCTCGTTCGACATCGAGTGTACCAAGTTCTACTCGGCGGAGATCCTTCGTGCACTCGAGTACCTTCACGGTCTCGGGATCATCCATCGCGATCTCAAGCCGGAGAATATCTTGTTGGACGAGAAGATGCACGTGCTCATCACCGATTTCGGTAGCGCCAAGATCCTCAAGGACCCGGAGACGGTGACGCATCCCGCGGCGGACGAGtcgcaacagcagcagcagcagcagcaacaacagcagcagcagcagcagcaaccgTTCCGAAGAGAACGCAGGGGCTCGTTCGTTGGTACCGCCCAATACGTGTCGCCGGAGCTGTTGACCGATAAGACGAGCAGAGCCTCCGATCTCTGGGCCCTCGGCTGTATAATCTACCAGATGGTCGCCGGTCTGCCCCCCTTCCGCTCCAGGAGCGAGTACATGATATTCCAAAAAATCCTGAAGCTCGAGTACGAGATCCCCGATGGATTTTGCGAGCTGGCGAGATCCCTCGTCAGTCAGCTGTTGGTGCTCGAGCCATCGCAGAGATTGGGCGCGCAGGACGAACACGGCGCCGGTTACCCAAGCATAAGGGCGCATCCGTTCTTCGAGGGTGTCGACTTCGAGACCCTCCACGAGCAGACACCGCCGCCGATATACCCCTACCTACCCGGCACGTCGGAGAACGAGGAGCTGAGGTCGCAGTACAGGGTTCCCGATCACCTGGAGCCCGGCCTCGACGACAAACAGCTCACGAGGCTTCTCGGTCTGGGCATCGGCGaggacgatgacgacgacgacgacgaggacacCACCACTACCGAGCGCGAGAAACCCGCGCAGACCAGCACCGTCGTATGCGAGAAGCCGAGGAGGACCAAGATCACCAGTGACGGTAACATCGCCGACTTAACGCCGGAGGAGATCAGGAACCGATTGGAGAAGCAACGTGCCTCTAATCAGTGGGACGGGTTCGTCGAGGGGAATCTGATATTGAAGCAAGGATTCGTTAACAAGAGGAAAGGGCTCTTCGCGAGACGGAGAATGCTCCTGCTCACTACCGGACCACACCTGTACTACGTTGATCCTGTGAACATGGTGCTCAAGGGGGAAATACCCTGGAGTCCGGAGCTTAGGGTCGAGCCAAAGagcttcaaaattttcttcgtccACACG CCAAACAGAACGTATTATCTGGAAGATCCCGAGGGATTCGCATTGGAATGGTGTAGAGCGATAGAGAATATGCGAGTCCATTACTACGGCCTGCAGGAGTCCACCGCTTAA
- the LOC107994871 gene encoding 3-phosphoinositide-dependent protein kinase 1 isoform X4 encodes MGCSMGCVFRLRVANQALTVSPQPAVTVEGPVSKMSPPTNDVTNGVVAPPNTLAPRVSPTTNPALTTINPPTHKRTPKDFIFGKAIGEGSFSTVYLAKDIHTGKEYAIKVCDKRHIIKEKKTEYVKREKEVLNMLAGAKHSFVRLFCTFQDVERLYFVLSYAKNGELLPYINKVGSFDIECTKFYSAEILRALEYLHGLGIIHRDLKPENILLDEKMHVLITDFGSAKILKDPETVTHPAADESQQQQQQQQQQQQQQQQPFRRERRGSFVGTAQYVSPELLTDKTSRASDLWALGCIIYQMVAGLPPFRSRSEYMIFQKILKLEYEIPDGFCELARSLVSQLLVLEPSQRLGAQDEHGAGYPSIRAHPFFEGVDFETLHEQTPPPIYPYLPGTSENEELRSQYRVPDHLEPGLDDKQLTRLLGLGIGEDDDDDDDEDTTTTEREKPAQTSTVVCEKPRRTKITSDGNIADLTPEEIRNRLEKQRASNQWDGFVEGNLILKQGFVNKRKGLFARRRMLLLTTGPHLYYVDPVNMVLKGEIPWSPELRVEPKSFKIFFVHTPNRTYYLEDPEGFALEWCRAIENMRVHYYGLQESTA; translated from the exons ATGGGATGTTCTATGGGATGTGTTTTTCGATTg CGTGTGGCGAACCAGGCGCTTACCGTTTCGCCACAGCCGGCAGTAACGGTGGAGGGGCCGGTGTCCAAAATGTCTCCACCAACGAACGATGTGACCAATGGTGTGGTAGCGCCACCCAACACCCTGGCGCCCCGGGTTTCACCGACCACGAACCCGGCCCTTACCACCATCAACCCGCCAACGCACAAGCGGACTCCCAAGGACTTCATCTTTGGCAAGGCGATCGGCGAGGGAAGCTTCTCCACC GTTTACCTCGCCAAAGATATCCACACCGGGAAAGAGTACGCGATCAAGGTGTGCGACAAACGTCATATCATCAAGGAGAAGAAGACCGAGTACGTGAAGCGAGAGAAGGAGGTGTTGAACATGCTCGCGGGCGCGAAGCACTCGTTCGTGCGCCTGTTCTGCACCTTCCAAGACGTGGAAAGACTCTATTTCGTCCTGTCCTACGCGAAGAACGGTGAGCTCCTGCCGTACATCAACAAGGTTGGCTCGTTCGACATCGAGTGTACCAAGTTCTACTCGGCGGAGATCCTTCGTGCACTCGAGTACCTTCACGGTCTCGGGATCATCCATCGCGATCTCAAGCCGGAGAATATCTTGTTGGACGAGAAGATGCACGTGCTCATCACCGATTTCGGTAGCGCCAAGATCCTCAAGGACCCGGAGACGGTGACGCATCCCGCGGCGGACGAGtcgcaacagcagcagcagcagcagcaacaacagcagcagcagcagcagcaaccgTTCCGAAGAGAACGCAGGGGCTCGTTCGTTGGTACCGCCCAATACGTGTCGCCGGAGCTGTTGACCGATAAGACGAGCAGAGCCTCCGATCTCTGGGCCCTCGGCTGTATAATCTACCAGATGGTCGCCGGTCTGCCCCCCTTCCGCTCCAGGAGCGAGTACATGATATTCCAAAAAATCCTGAAGCTCGAGTACGAGATCCCCGATGGATTTTGCGAGCTGGCGAGATCCCTCGTCAGTCAGCTGTTGGTGCTCGAGCCATCGCAGAGATTGGGCGCGCAGGACGAACACGGCGCCGGTTACCCAAGCATAAGGGCGCATCCGTTCTTCGAGGGTGTCGACTTCGAGACCCTCCACGAGCAGACACCGCCGCCGATATACCCCTACCTACCCGGCACGTCGGAGAACGAGGAGCTGAGGTCGCAGTACAGGGTTCCCGATCACCTGGAGCCCGGCCTCGACGACAAACAGCTCACGAGGCTTCTCGGTCTGGGCATCGGCGaggacgatgacgacgacgacgacgaggacacCACCACTACCGAGCGCGAGAAACCCGCGCAGACCAGCACCGTCGTATGCGAGAAGCCGAGGAGGACCAAGATCACCAGTGACGGTAACATCGCCGACTTAACGCCGGAGGAGATCAGGAACCGATTGGAGAAGCAACGTGCCTCTAATCAGTGGGACGGGTTCGTCGAGGGGAATCTGATATTGAAGCAAGGATTCGTTAACAAGAGGAAAGGGCTCTTCGCGAGACGGAGAATGCTCCTGCTCACTACCGGACCACACCTGTACTACGTTGATCCTGTGAACATGGTGCTCAAGGGGGAAATACCCTGGAGTCCGGAGCTTAGGGTCGAGCCAAAGagcttcaaaattttcttcgtccACACG CCAAACAGAACGTATTATCTGGAAGATCCCGAGGGATTCGCATTGGAATGGTGTAGAGCGATAGAGAATATGCGAGTCCATTACTACGGCCTGCAGGAGTCCACCGCTTAA